A segment of the Geoglobus ahangari genome:
CGACATCGTAAGGTCAACGATGGGGGTCGCGAGTGGTCCGGTTAGCTTCATGAAGATCTTCGATTCCGCAACGGAGCAGATAAAGCAGGGAGGAAAGAGACGGGGAGCGAACATGGGAGTTCTGAACGTCCACCACCCCGACATAGAGGAGTTCATAACCGCCAAGTGGGAGGAGGGTGTGCTCAGGAACTTCAACATAAGCGTCGCTGTGACCGACAGGTTCATGGAGGCCCTGAAGAGCGACGGGGAGTACGAGCTGATAAACCCGAGGACGGGGGAGGTCGTCAGGAGGATTCCCGCGAGGAAGATCTTCAACCTGATCGTTGAGGGGGCGTGGAGGAACGGAGAGCCGGGAATGATATTCATAGACGAGATAAACAGGCACAACCCCACACCCCACGTCGGAGAGATTGAAGCGACAAACCCGTGCGGTGAGCAGCCCCTCCTGCCCTACGAGTCCTGCAACCTCGGGTCGATAAACCTCTCCAAGTTCGTTGACGAGGGCAGAAAGGACTTCGACTGGGAGAGATTGAGAGAGGTCGTCTGGATTGCCACGAGATTTCTCGACAACGTCATAGACGTGAACAGCTACCCGATCCCCGAGATAGAGGAGATGACGAAGAAGAACAGAAAGGTCGGGCTGGGAGTGATGGGCTGGGCCGACGCGCTGTTCAAGCTCGGGATACCCTATGACAGCAAGGAGGCTGTTGAGCTTGCCGAGAGGGTCATGAAGTTCATACAGGAGGAGAGCCACAAGGCATCGCAGAAGCTCGCCGAGGAGAGGGGGGTGTTCCCCAACTGGGAGGGCAGCGTGTGGGAGAAGATGGGAATAAGGATAAGGAACGCGACCACCACAACCATCGCCCCAACCGGAACCATCAGCATAATCGCCGGATGCAGCAGCGGAATAGAGCCCGTGTTTGCCCTTGCATACAAGAGAGCAAACATTCTCGATGGAGACGAGTTCTTCGAGGTCAACCCGATTTTTGAGAGGACGCTGAGAGCCCTTGACCTCTACAACGACGACATACTGAACAGGGTCGTTGAGGAGGGGAGCATACAGGGAATCGACGAGATCCCCGAAGAGATCAGGAGGGTGTTCAAGTGTGCCCTCGACATCTCCCCCGAGTGGCACGTCAGAATGCAGGCGGCCTTCCAGAAGTACACGGACAATGCGGTCAGCAAGACGATAAACATGCCGAACCACGCCACGAAGGCTGATGTGGAGAAAGCGTTCCTCTTGGCGTACGAGCTCAAGTGCAAGGGGATAACGGTATACAGGGACGGCAGCAGGGAGGAGCAGGTGCTTTCTGTCAAGAAGACCGAGAAGAAGAAGGAAGACGAGAAGGTGAGGCCACCGGCAAGGTACCACAGGCCGAGGCCGAGGCCGAGGATAACCAAGGGCACGACGGTGGAGACGAGGACTGGCTGCGGCTCCCTCTACGTCACGATAAACGAGGACGAGTACGGAATAGCGGAGGTCTTCGTGCAGCTCGGGAAGAGCGGGGGCTGTGCGGCATCGCAGACCGAGGCGATAGGCAGGCTGCTGAGCGTCGCTCTGCGAAGCTGGGTTGATCCGGAAGCTCTGATAAGGCAGCTCAAGGGAATAAGGTGCCCCTCGGTTGGCTTCGACAATGGAGAGATAATAACGAGCTGCGCAGACGGGGTGGCCAAGGTTCTCGAGAAGCACCTCAAGGGAGAGTTCAGGAAGATAAAGCTGGACGTCAAGGGTGTGAAGCCGCTTACGGAATTCACGGGGGAAGAGGAGGAAAAGCAGGAGCAGCCGAGGACGAGGCTCATAGGCGGGATGTGTCCGGAGTGCGGGAACATCTTAGAGTACGGAGAGGGCTGCATGACCTGCAGGATGTGCGGATTCACGAAGTGTGGCTGATCGATTTATTTTTCCACTTTTTACCAATTTTGAAAGGCGAGTGTGCGTAGGCTTTCACTACCGGGCTCTCTTTTTACATTACCGCGAGAACCTGCACAGGTATGGGGCTGATTGACAGAATACTGAGAAAGTCCAGAAAAACAGGGGTCGTGCCTGCCAGCGCTCAGACATTCGACGAGCTGCTGAACTCGAGCAGGTACGTTGTCGTGGACTTCTGGGGGAAGCGCTGCCCGCCGTGCGAGGCTATGGAGCCAATCGTCGAGAGACTTGCAGGCGAATACGATGGCAGGGTTCTCTTCCTCAAGGTCAGCGTGAACTCAAGCCCTGAGCTTGCGGAGAGGTGCAGGGTGCGGAGCGTTCCGGCCTTCCTGTTCTTCGAGAACGCACGCCTCAAGGGGCGAAGGGTTGGCGCGATGAAATACGAGCACTTCAAAAGATGGGTGGACGGGCTGATGGAGGGTTAGGGGTCGATCACCTTTCCCGGGTTCAGGATGTTGTTCGGGTCGAAGACCCTCTTTATCGCCCTCATGAGCGTCAATGCGGTTTCTGGCATCGTCCTCGCCATGTCCTCCTTCTTCACCATCCCTATGCCGTGCTCGGCTGTTATGTATCCGCCAAGCTCCCTCGCAAGCCCGAATGCAAACTCCTTGAACTTCGAGTAGCTCTCAACCCACTCATCCCCTTCAAAGCCCCACCTGAGCACCTGCTGGTGCACGTTCCCGTCTCCGGCATGCCCGAAGTGGAGCACCTTTATCCCGAGCCTCTCGGCCTCGTCCTGACACCGCTCAACGAACTCGGCTATGCTGCCGATGGGCACCGAGACGTCGAGAACCTCGATCGTCTCTTCCTTGAGCCCCTCGTATATCAGGCTCCTGATCTCCAGTATGTCCCTCTGCTCCCTCCTGCCAACCCCCACAAGGACGTCAAGCGCCCCGTGCCTCCTCGCAACCCTCTCAATAACCTCGGACTTGTGCATCAGCTCATCCTCTGTCCCGCCATCCACGATGATCATCAGGTGGGCCTTTCCTCCCGAGTAGGGCCATTTCTTGCCCGTAACCCTTTCACCAGCCCTCACCGCCTCTATGTCCATGTACTCCAGAGCCAGCGGCACAACCCCGCTCCTGAGAATCTCCGGAACCGTGCGAATCGCCTCTGCAGTTGTGTCAAAGGGTATGACGAGGGTGTAGGTTGCCCCGGGCTCCGGAATCAGTCGCAGAATGGCTTTGGTGATCACGCATAACGTCCCTTCACTCCCGATGATGAGGTGCATCAGGTCGTAGCCCGTCACGTTCTTTATCACCTTCCCGCCGAGGCTCAGCACATCCCCGCTCGGCAGAACGACCTCCAGACCGAGCACGTAGTTCCTCATCACGCCGTACTTCACCGCCCTCGCACCGCCGGCATTGTTGGCAACCAGACCACCAATCTGAGCGCTCTCGTCACCGGGGTGTGGCGGGAAGGACAGCCCGGGGACCTTCTCGACTGCCTCAAGCAGCTGCCTCAGCGTGACTCCAGCCTCGCAGACCGCGACAAGGTTCTGCTCGTCTATCTCCACAATCCTGCTCATCCTCTCCATGGACATCACGATTCCGGGCCTGGTCGGTATGGCACCACCGCTGAGCCCCGTGCCACCACCCCTTACAAAGACCGGAATCCCGCGCTCGTTTGCAAGCCTGAGAATCCTCGAGACCTCCTCGGTGCTTGCAGGCCGGACAACCACAACGTTCCTCTCCGCCTCCGGCCTTACAGGCTTGGGGGTTTCGTCGTAGAGGTAGCTTTCGGGGTGCAGGAGGATGTTCCTCTCCCCGACTATCGCCTCCAGCAGCGGAACAATCTCGAGAAGTTTTGGGGAACTGTCGGTCATGGGAATCCCTCTGAGAACTGTAGCAATTAATAATTAAAAGTTTGTTTCCAGTCGTGTGTTCTTCAGTTTTTACCACACAAGCTGAACTCAATGAGCTAAACGCTGTCAATAAGCTCTATGCATTCCTCTTTGCATACCCTTTCAAAATCACCATCAAACGAAATCAGGTATTTTATCCCGTAAAACCTGCAGGTGGCAAGAATCAGAGCATCATTCGGCAGCAAACCGTATTTTTTAACAAACTTATAAGCCAGATTTCTGATTTCCTTATTAATTTCCAGCTCTTCAAAAATTTCGAAGAGCATGAAGAGTTCCTCAAGTTCATCTTTTTCTCCACAATCAGTTCTGGATTATTCTTCAGTTCGTAGCTCTTTTTCCCAGTAATCGCTTTCAGATACACGAGAAAAACCTCGCTGAAAACAATGGCATTTGAGTAAAGGGCATATTTGTTCCTGAGTTCAGACAAATCCAGTTTCCCTTCAAGATGGTTGACAATTACATTGCTATCAATAAATGCCTTCAAATCCCCCATTCCTCGTCTACCTCTTCGAGCAGCCTTTCGAGGTTCTTGTCTTTGAATTTTCCGTGAAGTTTTTTCAGGTTGTACTCGAGCATGATTTCTCTCTCAAGCCTCTCGACTACTCTGTCTAAATCCACCTGCTTCAATATCTCGTCTGGAATTTTGAGCCTGACGGTTATCTCGCCCATACACTACACCTTCAAAGATTGTTGTTATACGATGCTATTTAAGGGTTCTCTGAAAACCCAACACAATTTTAATTCGTTGTGAGATGCCTATATATGTCAAAATCCCTTACTTTCAATAGCATGGTCTGATTTTAACTTGCTTGTGCTGAATTTCTTCTCCCTTGCGTAGATCTTCTTTCAATCCTATCTTAGTCTGATTTTAACTGAACAAAGACCTGAGTCACCGTGAGAGGGAGCTCTCTTTCAATCCTATCTTAGTCTGATTTTAACTACCATCAGCATCCTGCTCAAGTGAATGCATCAATTCACTTTCAATCCTATCTTAGTCTGATTTTAACACGAAGCAGGGTCAGAAGCTATACCATGCGCTTTTCACCTTTCAATCCTATCTTAGTCTGATTTTAACTAGTAGTCTCCTGACGAGTCTAAATTGAAAGCAACAGCCTTTCAATCCTATCTTAGTCTGATTTTAACAAATGAAATGAAGATTAGCAGAGATACATTGACATATACCTTTCAATCCTATCTTAGTCTGATTTTAACTATGCTGTATGTCGCGTAGGCTATGAGGTACGCACCAACTTTCAATCCTATCTTAGTCTGATTTTAACACAAGCTTCCTCTTAATGCTTATCAGGTCCACCTCATCTTTCAATCCTATCTTAGTCTGATTTTAACTCCATACCAGCATACACTCCAGAAATCTCAAAATCCGCTTTCAATCCTATCTTAGTCTGATTTTAACCGCGGACTACATAGCGAACAGAAACGCCGCATTCCAGCCTTTCAATCCTATCTTAGTCTGATTTTAACTCTCTTTTGCCAACACTTCAGCGTCTGGGTCTTCGAACTTTCAATCCTATCTTAGTCTGATTTTAACACCCGTAAAGGAAGGTAACTATCGGTCTATCTCCATCCATCTTTCAATCCTATCTTAGTCTGATTTTAACTCCCCCTCCTCGAGGCAACCTCCGAGGTCGTGGCCACTTTCAATCCTATCTTAGTCTGATTTTAACAAGAGAGGCCGTGCTCAAGCTCACCGAGAAGATGCCGGCTTTCAATCCTAT
Coding sequences within it:
- a CDS encoding PIN domain-containing protein, which encodes MLFEIFEELEINKEIRNLAYKFVKKYGLLPNDALILATCRFYGIKYLISFDGDFERVCKEECIELIDSV
- a CDS encoding thioredoxin family protein encodes the protein MGLIDRILRKSRKTGVVPASAQTFDELLNSSRYVVVDFWGKRCPPCEAMEPIVERLAGEYDGRVLFLKVSVNSSPELAERCRVRSVPAFLFFENARLKGRRVGAMKYEHFKRWVDGLMEG
- a CDS encoding vitamin B12-dependent ribonucleotide reductase, with product MELNDTAKVVLEKRYLLKNENGEPIETPEEMLWRVARAIAKAEENYGGDPEEWAKRFYEVMDRQEFMPNSPTLMNAGTPLGQLSACFVIPVDDSIDGIFKALWDMARVQKSGGGTGFSFSRIRPKGDIVRSTMGVASGPVSFMKIFDSATEQIKQGGKRRGANMGVLNVHHPDIEEFITAKWEEGVLRNFNISVAVTDRFMEALKSDGEYELINPRTGEVVRRIPARKIFNLIVEGAWRNGEPGMIFIDEINRHNPTPHVGEIEATNPCGEQPLLPYESCNLGSINLSKFVDEGRKDFDWERLREVVWIATRFLDNVIDVNSYPIPEIEEMTKKNRKVGLGVMGWADALFKLGIPYDSKEAVELAERVMKFIQEESHKASQKLAEERGVFPNWEGSVWEKMGIRIRNATTTTIAPTGTISIIAGCSSGIEPVFALAYKRANILDGDEFFEVNPIFERTLRALDLYNDDILNRVVEEGSIQGIDEIPEEIRRVFKCALDISPEWHVRMQAAFQKYTDNAVSKTINMPNHATKADVEKAFLLAYELKCKGITVYRDGSREEQVLSVKKTEKKKEDEKVRPPARYHRPRPRPRITKGTTVETRTGCGSLYVTINEDEYGIAEVFVQLGKSGGCAASQTEAIGRLLSVALRSWVDPEALIRQLKGIRCPSVGFDNGEIITSCADGVAKVLEKHLKGEFRKIKLDVKGVKPLTEFTGEEEEKQEQPRTRLIGGMCPECGNILEYGEGCMTCRMCGFTKCG
- a CDS encoding FAD-binding oxidoreductase, which translates into the protein MTDSSPKLLEIVPLLEAIVGERNILLHPESYLYDETPKPVRPEAERNVVVVRPASTEEVSRILRLANERGIPVFVRGGGTGLSGGAIPTRPGIVMSMERMSRIVEIDEQNLVAVCEAGVTLRQLLEAVEKVPGLSFPPHPGDESAQIGGLVANNAGGARAVKYGVMRNYVLGLEVVLPSGDVLSLGGKVIKNVTGYDLMHLIIGSEGTLCVITKAILRLIPEPGATYTLVIPFDTTAEAIRTVPEILRSGVVPLALEYMDIEAVRAGERVTGKKWPYSGGKAHLMIIVDGGTEDELMHKSEVIERVARRHGALDVLVGVGRREQRDILEIRSLIYEGLKEETIEVLDVSVPIGSIAEFVERCQDEAERLGIKVLHFGHAGDGNVHQQVLRWGFEGDEWVESYSKFKEFAFGLARELGGYITAEHGIGMVKKEDMARTMPETALTLMRAIKRVFDPNNILNPGKVIDP